A DNA window from Maribellus comscasis contains the following coding sequences:
- a CDS encoding glycoside hydrolase family 88/105 protein, producing MKKQLISGLLIVLALSVSFSRTVKAQNSNNQNIQVKTDPVEIGKRITDHVAKKKSYRFYAMVCTYYGSLIFGDATGDSEITRQMEKGIEPYVNGKRNHRKGHVDYNVFGIWPFELYRQTGNEKYLQIGKELADDEYKNVREDGLTSYSRFWVDDMYMVGSLQVQAYKSTQEQKYLDRAALLLKIYCDSLQRENGLFYHRKDAPFFWGRGNGWAAASLTEVLLVLPKTHEHYLPLLKAYQKMMLTLKNFQGEDGMWHQLIDYPESYAETSSSGMFLYAMASGIDMGWLPFDEYKDNVTKGWDALAGYVNKKGKTKNVCIATNAKNSEKHYLKRWKLTGDYHGQAAVLWAATAMVELLDNYN from the coding sequence ATGAAAAAACAACTTATATCGGGGCTTTTAATTGTCTTGGCATTAAGCGTATCGTTTAGTCGTACTGTAAAAGCTCAAAATAGTAACAATCAAAACATTCAGGTTAAAACAGACCCGGTTGAAATTGGTAAAAGAATTACAGATCACGTTGCAAAGAAGAAATCGTACCGGTTTTATGCAATGGTTTGCACCTACTACGGTTCGTTAATTTTTGGTGATGCCACGGGCGATAGCGAAATAACCCGACAGATGGAAAAGGGAATTGAACCTTATGTAAATGGCAAACGCAATCACAGAAAAGGACATGTGGATTACAATGTGTTTGGAATCTGGCCATTTGAATTATACCGGCAAACCGGAAACGAAAAATATTTGCAGATAGGGAAAGAATTGGCTGACGATGAATACAAAAATGTGCGGGAGGACGGTTTAACTTCCTATTCCCGGTTTTGGGTAGACGATATGTACATGGTTGGTTCGTTGCAGGTTCAGGCGTATAAATCGACCCAAGAGCAAAAATATCTCGATCGTGCTGCTTTGTTATTAAAAATTTACTGCGACAGCCTTCAACGAGAGAATGGTTTGTTTTACCACCGGAAAGATGCGCCTTTCTTTTGGGGGCGTGGAAATGGTTGGGCTGCCGCTTCTTTAACCGAGGTATTGCTGGTTTTGCCCAAAACACATGAACATTATCTTCCGCTGTTAAAAGCATATCAAAAAATGATGTTGACATTAAAAAATTTCCAGGGAGAAGATGGCATGTGGCACCAGCTAATCGATTATCCGGAAAGTTATGCAGAGACGTCTAGCTCGGGAATGTTTCTTTATGCCATGGCTTCAGGAATCGATATGGGCTGGCTCCCTTTTGATGAGTATAAAGATAATGTAACAAAAGGCTGGGATGCATTGGCGGGCTATGTGAACAAAAAAGGAAAAACAAAAAATGTATGTATTGCCACCAATGCCAAAAATAGTGAAAAACATTACCTGAAACGTTGGAAACTAACCGGCGATTATCATGGGCAGGCTGCCGTTCTTTGGGCCGCAACTGCTATGGTGGAGCTATTGGACAATTACAATTAA
- a CDS encoding hybrid sensor histidine kinase/response regulator transcription factor has product MKKYALAILILFCSLLNRANDFRLDKIQIEDGLTQSDVTSIVQDRNGFIWFATNNGLNQYDGYRIKQFKHTPGLKNQLIDNKINTMELDSQNNIWIGAKTGLCCYNISSNKFVVINDVLRNNNYEPIRDVSQIFHSSENQIWAIIDNQICRLDETQQFFIAQDIQQNDYNIGRINQVLENTSLKQLILATTRGVWVYDASKNTVSPIILTTASHCRYDPSTNGYYIADADGLTYIQKEKNIKEEILYNGANIQHIRALFKDSENRIWIGTKDNGIFIRDENGIVQFTHNPSNPNSISSNEIRYIYEDSSKVVWVGTTTGGVNKFVSDYSLFNTLRVNPYTENRGLSDKVVKSVYIENNNKVWIGTKEGVLNLWDRKNNKLFYYKNTHTFYINDIEQSTDENFLWIGGTYGLYRFNKKTGQFKHFPSATKNGNLYVNTLFMDFDSTLWYGSPTGLFALKNDKITARLSGTDKFGISNKCRFIYRKNKNAKLWIGFQEKGVAEAVMKDGEISLKMFSHVAGDSASINFNDISCMLEDSKGRLWFGTWGRGINLLTDYNTGTFKHFTTKNGLSDNIVFGMYEDKSGQLWISTYNGLSKFNPATESFTNYTYLDGLQSNEFSVGAHAQSKKGELFFGGINGLNYFFPENVKQTKEQYPLAITRMRIYSDEVNVDTEYNNRIILDKAIFKKEKITLPYSIRSFSFDVSLFSYVEPERNQFKYTLEGFDNKWNTSIGNTSINYSNLSPGSYTLLIKGRTYNGKWNQEPLSLTIEIRPPFWASIWGYIIYAVVLAGIIYVLLLFYLKSQKQKQIILKNKLKDEAQKDMYNTRMRFYTNISHELRTPLSLILGLTNKIQKSSAGDTSKSIEIIKRNAEKLLTLINEILDFRKIETQNIKVEKKNREIVSFVRSIYVNFKDASEKSDITFHFESKIKSLMLDFDIEKTEKIIYNLLSNALKHTKNEINVVVATDETKDKRLISISVSDNGNGISVEEQNHIFTRFYQGISSTKHLGSGIGLNLSLELARLQEGNLKVQSDIGKGSRFTLFLPVQNVNSEIELGDQEENAENLPVVLVIDDNKDMCFYFEEILCDEYQVSKAYCGNDGLQIANEIMPDIIICDIMMPDMDGITLCKMFKESVKTNHIPVVLVSARSTDQYKIEGLQYGADAYLTKPFSEEHLKAQMESIFKTRDTMREKLKLELLSKPKEVEQDSPQNLLMRKIVESIEANIADCNYSVEQLSKDVALSRMHLTRKLNGIIGMSPGNFIRDFRLQRAADLLKNSDMNVSEVCYTVGFNTPKYFRAIFAKKFGVNPNEYQNSARLVTTSREQ; this is encoded by the coding sequence ATGAAGAAATATGCTTTAGCAATACTCATTCTATTTTGTTCGTTACTTAACCGTGCCAACGATTTTCGCCTTGATAAAATTCAAATTGAAGACGGGCTCACCCAAAGCGATGTCACTTCAATTGTTCAGGACAGAAATGGTTTTATATGGTTTGCTACAAACAATGGATTGAATCAGTATGACGGCTACCGGATTAAACAATTTAAGCACACTCCCGGATTAAAAAACCAATTGATTGACAACAAAATCAACACGATGGAGCTGGACAGTCAGAATAATATCTGGATTGGAGCAAAAACCGGCTTGTGCTGTTACAATATATCTTCCAATAAATTTGTAGTAATCAACGACGTATTAAGAAATAACAATTACGAGCCCATTCGAGATGTTAGCCAGATATTTCACTCTTCGGAAAATCAAATCTGGGCGATAATAGATAACCAGATTTGCAGGCTGGATGAAACCCAACAATTTTTTATTGCCCAGGATATTCAACAAAACGATTATAACATTGGGCGTATTAATCAAGTGCTTGAAAATACATCACTCAAACAATTAATTTTAGCAACCACCCGCGGCGTGTGGGTATACGATGCATCAAAAAACACGGTTAGTCCAATAATACTAACAACAGCCAGCCATTGCCGGTACGATCCATCTACCAATGGATATTATATTGCTGATGCAGATGGATTAACTTATATTCAGAAGGAAAAAAATATAAAGGAGGAAATTCTTTATAATGGTGCAAATATTCAGCACATAAGAGCTCTGTTTAAAGATTCAGAAAACCGAATATGGATTGGTACAAAAGATAATGGCATATTTATCAGAGACGAAAATGGTATTGTCCAGTTTACACACAACCCCTCCAACCCAAACTCTATCAGCAGCAATGAAATAAGATACATCTACGAAGATTCATCCAAAGTAGTTTGGGTGGGAACAACTACAGGGGGAGTAAATAAATTTGTATCTGATTATTCTCTTTTTAATACGCTTCGGGTTAATCCATATACCGAAAACAGAGGGCTGAGTGACAAAGTTGTAAAATCGGTATACATAGAAAACAATAACAAAGTTTGGATTGGAACCAAAGAGGGTGTCCTCAATTTATGGGATAGAAAAAACAACAAATTGTTTTATTACAAAAACACACACACTTTCTATATTAACGACATAGAACAAAGTACAGATGAAAACTTTTTATGGATTGGCGGCACCTACGGACTTTACCGGTTTAATAAAAAAACCGGGCAATTCAAACATTTTCCTTCCGCTACAAAAAATGGCAATTTGTATGTGAATACACTTTTTATGGATTTTGACTCTACTCTTTGGTACGGCTCTCCCACCGGGTTGTTTGCTTTAAAAAACGACAAAATTACTGCCCGCCTTTCCGGAACCGACAAATTTGGGATTTCGAATAAATGCAGATTTATATACCGCAAAAACAAAAATGCAAAACTCTGGATTGGATTTCAGGAAAAAGGAGTGGCAGAGGCAGTTATGAAAGATGGCGAAATATCACTCAAAATGTTCTCTCATGTTGCTGGGGATTCTGCCAGCATTAATTTTAACGACATTTCGTGTATGCTTGAAGATTCAAAAGGCCGGTTATGGTTTGGAACCTGGGGCAGAGGAATCAATTTATTAACGGATTATAATACCGGCACATTTAAACATTTTACAACCAAAAACGGATTGTCTGACAACATTGTTTTTGGGATGTATGAAGATAAATCCGGTCAACTGTGGATTAGTACCTACAACGGATTATCGAAATTCAATCCTGCAACCGAATCCTTTACAAACTACACCTATTTAGATGGTTTACAAAGCAACGAATTCTCGGTGGGAGCACACGCACAATCAAAAAAAGGAGAACTGTTTTTTGGCGGGATCAATGGCCTCAACTACTTTTTCCCTGAAAATGTAAAACAAACAAAAGAACAATATCCGTTGGCGATTACCCGGATGAGAATTTACAGTGATGAGGTTAATGTTGACACTGAATATAACAATCGTATCATTTTAGATAAAGCTATCTTTAAAAAAGAAAAAATTACCCTGCCCTATTCGATTAGGTCTTTTTCTTTCGATGTCAGTTTGTTTTCATACGTTGAACCCGAACGAAATCAATTTAAATATACCCTGGAAGGATTTGACAACAAGTGGAATACATCCATTGGAAATACATCCATCAATTATTCCAATCTTTCACCCGGTTCTTACACTTTATTGATAAAAGGACGGACATACAACGGCAAATGGAACCAGGAACCTTTGTCGCTTACCATCGAAATTAGACCACCTTTTTGGGCTTCCATTTGGGGATATATAATTTACGCCGTTGTTCTTGCCGGAATAATTTATGTTTTGCTCTTATTCTATCTAAAATCGCAAAAACAAAAACAAATTATTTTAAAAAATAAATTAAAAGATGAAGCGCAAAAAGACATGTACAATACGCGTATGCGGTTTTATACCAACATTTCACACGAATTACGGACTCCATTGTCTCTTATTTTAGGATTGACAAATAAAATACAAAAATCTTCTGCCGGAGATACATCAAAATCCATTGAAATAATAAAACGCAATGCCGAAAAATTACTTACGCTGATAAATGAAATACTTGACTTCAGAAAAATTGAAACACAAAACATTAAGGTTGAAAAAAAGAACCGGGAAATTGTTTCGTTTGTCCGGTCGATTTATGTAAACTTCAAAGACGCCAGCGAAAAAAGTGATATTACATTCCATTTCGAATCGAAAATAAAATCTCTGATGTTGGATTTTGATATCGAAAAGACAGAAAAAATAATCTATAACTTACTGTCCAATGCGCTAAAACATACTAAAAACGAAATAAATGTAGTGGTTGCCACAGATGAAACCAAAGACAAGCGATTAATAAGCATTTCGGTAAGCGATAATGGCAACGGTATAAGCGTTGAAGAACAAAACCATATTTTCACAAGATTTTACCAGGGCATTAGCAGCACAAAACATTTGGGGTCGGGTATTGGCCTTAATCTTTCTCTTGAGTTGGCCAGGTTGCAGGAAGGGAACCTGAAAGTACAAAGCGATATTGGCAAGGGCTCCAGGTTTACTTTGTTTTTACCGGTACAAAATGTTAACAGCGAAATTGAATTGGGGGATCAGGAGGAAAACGCAGAAAACCTCCCTGTGGTTTTAGTAATTGACGACAATAAGGACATGTGCTTTTATTTTGAAGAGATATTGTGCGACGAATATCAGGTAAGCAAAGCATATTGCGGGAACGACGGCCTTCAAATTGCCAATGAAATCATGCCCGATATTATTATTTGCGATATAATGATGCCGGATATGGATGGAATAACGCTCTGTAAAATGTTTAAAGAATCCGTAAAAACAAACCACATTCCTGTAGTCCTGGTTTCAGCCCGCTCTACAGATCAGTACAAAATTGAAGGATTACAATACGGAGCCGACGCTTACCTTACAAAACCTTTTTCGGAAGAACATTTGAAAGCACAAATGGAAAGTATTTTTAAAACACGGGATACGATGCGGGAAAAACTAAAATTGGAATTGCTTTCAAAACCAAAAGAAGTTGAACAGGATTCTCCTCAAAACCTGCTGATGCGAAAAATTGTGGAATCTATTGAAGCCAATATTGCCGATTGTAATTACAGCGTAGAGCAACTGAGTAAAGATGTTGCTTTAAGCCGCATGCATCTTACCCGGAAATTAAACGGTATTATCGGAATGAGTCCCGGGAATTTCATTCGTGATTTCAGGCTTCAAAGAGCCGCTGATTTATTAAAAAACAGCGACATGAATGTCAGCGAAGTTTGTTATACCGTTGGATTCAACACACCAAAATATTTCAGAGCTATTTTTGCCAAAAAATTTGGAGTCAATCCCAACGAATATCAAAATTCTGCCCGGTTGGTAACGACTTCCCGAGAACAATGA
- a CDS encoding SusC/RagA family TonB-linked outer membrane protein: MKKNGEIKCLRQSIGSALFRKLNQQNVWYFVVFLLLSTGLHAENNFSMHTKAFNQNTEQIEKNISGKVVDRNNLPIPGVSVLLKGTTIGTVTDLEGNFSLSGVGENAIVVFSFVGMKTQEVRASGKTVFDVVMAEDAIGLDEVIAVGYGTQIKRKVTSAISTIKTDEALEGRPIVSVQQGLSGMTPGLNVSQSNGRPGNFPGLTIRGNGSPIVLVDGFQSSLGDVDPNQVAEISVLKDASAAAVYGLQAANGVILITTKDGQKNKPVEFTYGIQTSVQGYTKIPELANTVEYMQLRNKAELNEQIYINGVDPESAETYSLFSEDVISRAMNGEFFDTRWSDILYGQNASQISQNLSLRGGTDKTVYSMALGYVDQDGVNISDLDGFKRYNVRVKLQTDVNKWLTIGTNSAYSHRTQISVPIENGRGLRAVPYYPVRDHLGSGLYAVGDGGTSENPVLTSNKGSFDKSLRDAFEIQLNAKLKLFKGLSFEENVGVRIINSNGKDWTNVIDYASLEFDGQTGEYSSNPISVAQSTGRSLSYSTSRFQSITTQSLLRYNWSIDNHSVNALLGWQTEEKKSEGFNTKREDFLSDAVLSLDVGGVETGLTNNSDASESSNLSALGRINYDYKGRYLIEFSFRNDWSSNFAKGYRSGFFPSFSLGWNVKEEEFMAGIEKISLLKLRGAWGEVGLDNVSALSFIQRVNQNNGYPWSTGMEPGLVIANYASPELTWETHKKINLGVDIGLYDGKISVMADVFRNRIYDILADVQIAQEFGLPAPSVNRRSQEYKGWELIVTHKNNIGDFRYTVSLNATNVRSEWLSLGGEEPNYGSSLREEGFPVGIAYGYRADGLIASQEELDEYVSTHTFEGPNASLLYVGAPKLVDISGPDGTPDGQIDATYDREIIEDLRGNYRIGGQLGLAYKSFSFSAVVSGVLNRTIYATGGQSNQHFSGGVGNAFAVHLKSFDPDNPDREAAYPLVRSGLINYDRSSYWMRNASYLRVRNMNLSYAVNKKWFQKTRFLKKADFFVSVENPFILCDNFYASDYGWDPELGIGEVDYPLPRTFTFGANFTF, from the coding sequence ATGAAAAAAAACGGAGAGATAAAATGTCTGAGGCAAAGTATAGGCAGTGCTTTGTTTCGAAAGCTAAACCAACAGAATGTTTGGTATTTTGTTGTATTCTTACTTTTATCAACGGGGCTTCATGCTGAAAATAATTTTTCAATGCACACGAAAGCCTTTAATCAAAATACAGAACAGATTGAGAAGAATATCAGCGGAAAGGTCGTTGATAGAAATAATTTACCGATACCTGGTGTTTCTGTTTTGCTAAAAGGAACGACCATTGGAACAGTTACTGATTTAGAAGGAAATTTTTCATTGTCAGGTGTTGGCGAAAATGCGATAGTTGTTTTTTCGTTTGTGGGAATGAAAACACAGGAGGTTCGAGCAAGTGGAAAAACAGTATTTGATGTTGTAATGGCAGAAGACGCAATTGGGCTCGATGAAGTAATTGCGGTTGGTTACGGAACACAAATAAAGCGTAAAGTAACCAGTGCGATTTCTACAATCAAAACCGATGAAGCGCTGGAGGGAAGGCCAATTGTATCCGTGCAGCAAGGGCTTTCAGGAATGACACCCGGATTGAATGTATCTCAATCAAACGGACGTCCCGGAAATTTTCCCGGACTAACGATCCGGGGTAACGGAAGTCCCATTGTTTTGGTCGACGGGTTTCAGTCTTCATTAGGCGATGTAGATCCCAACCAGGTTGCAGAAATTTCGGTTTTGAAAGATGCCTCTGCTGCCGCTGTTTATGGTTTGCAGGCTGCCAATGGGGTAATCCTTATTACAACTAAAGACGGACAAAAAAACAAACCTGTTGAGTTTACTTATGGGATTCAGACAAGCGTACAGGGATATACAAAAATCCCGGAACTGGCCAATACGGTTGAATATATGCAACTTCGGAACAAGGCAGAGTTAAATGAACAAATTTACATTAACGGAGTAGATCCGGAGTCTGCGGAAACGTATTCGTTATTTAGTGAGGATGTTATTAGCCGGGCCATGAATGGAGAGTTTTTTGATACACGTTGGTCCGATATTTTATACGGACAAAATGCATCGCAAATTTCACAGAATCTTAGTTTAAGAGGAGGCACCGATAAAACGGTATATTCGATGGCTTTGGGATATGTCGATCAGGACGGGGTAAATATTTCAGACCTCGATGGCTTTAAACGGTATAATGTCCGTGTTAAACTTCAAACCGATGTAAATAAGTGGTTAACTATCGGCACGAACAGTGCATATTCACATCGCACCCAAATTTCCGTTCCTATTGAAAATGGCCGCGGTCTGCGTGCGGTTCCTTACTATCCGGTAAGAGATCACCTGGGGTCGGGGCTGTATGCCGTTGGTGATGGGGGCACTTCCGAAAATCCGGTATTAACTTCAAATAAAGGATCTTTTGATAAAAGTTTAAGAGATGCATTTGAGATTCAGCTAAATGCAAAACTAAAATTATTTAAAGGATTAAGTTTTGAAGAAAATGTGGGGGTACGTATTATCAATTCAAACGGTAAAGACTGGACAAATGTGATAGATTATGCGTCGCTTGAATTCGATGGACAAACCGGGGAGTATTCTTCTAATCCAATTTCCGTGGCACAGTCAACAGGGAGATCGTTAAGCTATTCCACAAGCCGCTTTCAGAGTATTACAACACAGTCGTTGTTGCGCTACAACTGGTCAATCGACAACCATTCGGTAAATGCGCTGCTGGGGTGGCAAACCGAAGAAAAGAAATCAGAAGGATTCAATACAAAACGGGAAGATTTTTTAAGCGATGCAGTTCTCAGTTTAGACGTTGGAGGAGTAGAAACAGGGTTAACAAACAATTCTGATGCAAGCGAATCAAGCAACCTGTCGGCACTTGGAAGAATAAATTACGATTACAAAGGGCGCTACCTTATTGAATTTTCCTTTCGAAACGACTGGTCTTCGAATTTTGCAAAGGGCTACAGAAGCGGGTTTTTCCCTTCCTTCTCGCTGGGCTGGAATGTTAAGGAAGAAGAATTTATGGCAGGTATTGAAAAAATTAGTTTGCTAAAACTACGTGGAGCCTGGGGCGAAGTTGGTCTAGATAACGTTTCTGCGCTCTCCTTTATTCAGCGTGTTAATCAAAATAACGGTTACCCGTGGTCAACCGGAATGGAACCGGGATTGGTAATTGCTAATTATGCCAGCCCTGAGTTAACATGGGAAACACATAAAAAAATAAACCTGGGGGTAGACATTGGATTGTATGATGGCAAAATAAGTGTTATGGCCGATGTGTTTAGAAACCGCATATATGATATTCTTGCCGATGTGCAAATAGCACAGGAATTTGGGCTGCCTGCACCCAGTGTAAACCGGCGCTCTCAGGAATACAAAGGTTGGGAATTGATTGTAACTCACAAAAATAACATCGGGGATTTCAGATATACCGTTTCACTTAACGCAACCAATGTCCGTTCGGAGTGGCTGTCATTGGGCGGAGAAGAGCCTAATTATGGCAGCAGTCTGAGAGAAGAGGGATTTCCGGTTGGAATCGCTTATGGCTATCGGGCCGACGGATTGATAGCCAGCCAGGAAGAACTGGATGAGTATGTAAGTACACACACTTTTGAAGGCCCCAATGCATCATTGCTTTATGTAGGTGCTCCTAAACTGGTCGACATTAGCGGACCTGATGGTACCCCCGATGGTCAGATTGATGCGACTTATGATCGCGAAATTATTGAGGATTTAAGAGGGAATTACCGGATAGGTGGACAGTTGGGGCTTGCTTATAAATCCTTTAGCTTTTCTGCTGTCGTCAGCGGAGTTCTCAACCGAACAATTTATGCAACAGGAGGACAGTCAAATCAACATTTTTCAGGTGGCGTAGGGAATGCTTTTGCCGTACATCTGAAAAGTTTTGATCCCGATAATCCGGATAGAGAAGCTGCCTATCCTTTGGTGCGGTCAGGTTTAATTAATTACGACAGATCCAGCTATTGGATGAGGAACGCAAGCTATTTAAGGGTCAGAAATATGAACCTCAGCTACGCTGTTAATAAAAAATGGTTTCAAAAGACACGGTTCCTGAAAAAGGCAGATTTTTTTGTGTCGGTAGAGAATCCGTTTATCTTATGCGATAACTTTTATGCCAGTGATTATGGCTGGGATCCGGAATTGGGAATCGGAGAAGTTGATTATCCATTACCCCGTACCTTTACTTTTGGCGCAAATTTTACTTTCTAA
- a CDS encoding RagB/SusD family nutrient uptake outer membrane protein: MKKSILYIILFTFAFTGCEEFLDKNPLNQYSVSTVYTTEQDIRFALNGLYRQLQGFNTGGNVNQSEYIYSMWTDDAYHRAGGNQSSDLDFSPSKKVLGYDWETRYTTIRDVNEFLARAPQAEENFSDPELYNRYIAEARFIRAMNYARLNFLFGAVPLLTEPTEPDFFPKRATREKVFDFVNSELDEIAEILPETYEDAGDEVRITRGAALALKARHLLNAIDWYPDKAYLYTGAAEAAGEVYNTGIYSLDPGKEGYQMLFTRESANGASNGVILTINYNRDFKNHAYELVILPKGAFSGTRSNNSNYIGATSSLIEAYQVKSNGLAISNAESGYDAANPWDNRDPRLDITILKSGDIIPAKGGDGVNDLYVFDPHPKKDPTVTLESGVTVESVKTDDVNKNGINKTGYNFQKYMDFDFIEPQSGDIQYHFIRFAEVVLMYAEAVLGKDQNIGLAMSLVDEIRDRVGMPSVSTSYGSVGSVDQALDIILQERRIEFALEGPQRFFDIRRHRLGEQLFSETNVYGIPLGDNRNANANVLDGDLDDSKKIIVGTRTFTADQYYLWSIPLDAIEQNPNLSEDPE; encoded by the coding sequence ATGAAAAAAAGTATTTTATACATCATATTATTCACATTCGCATTTACAGGTTGCGAAGAATTTCTGGACAAGAACCCATTGAATCAGTACTCTGTTTCAACTGTTTATACTACTGAACAGGATATACGTTTTGCATTAAACGGGTTGTACCGTCAGTTGCAGGGTTTTAACACGGGGGGAAATGTAAACCAAAGCGAATATATTTATTCCATGTGGACCGATGATGCCTATCACCGGGCAGGTGGGAACCAATCCTCTGATCTCGACTTTAGCCCAAGTAAAAAAGTTCTGGGTTACGATTGGGAAACGAGATACACAACCATAAGGGATGTAAACGAATTTTTAGCCCGTGCACCACAGGCCGAGGAAAATTTTTCCGACCCTGAATTGTACAATCGTTATATTGCAGAGGCTCGTTTTATTCGGGCGATGAATTATGCCCGCTTAAATTTTCTGTTTGGAGCTGTGCCGTTGCTAACAGAGCCTACTGAACCCGATTTTTTTCCAAAAAGGGCCACACGCGAGAAGGTTTTTGATTTTGTAAATTCCGAACTGGATGAAATCGCTGAAATTTTACCTGAAACATATGAAGATGCCGGTGACGAAGTGCGAATAACAAGAGGGGCAGCGTTGGCGCTTAAAGCACGCCATTTGTTAAATGCAATTGACTGGTATCCCGATAAAGCATATTTATATACGGGTGCAGCAGAAGCTGCGGGCGAGGTTTATAACACCGGGATTTATAGCCTGGACCCCGGAAAAGAAGGTTATCAAATGTTGTTTACCCGCGAATCGGCCAATGGCGCGTCAAACGGGGTAATATTAACAATTAACTATAACCGCGATTTTAAAAACCATGCTTACGAACTTGTTATTTTGCCTAAAGGAGCATTTTCCGGAACCAGATCAAACAACAGTAATTATATTGGAGCAACCAGTTCGCTGATTGAAGCTTACCAGGTAAAATCAAACGGGCTGGCAATTTCAAATGCTGAATCGGGTTATGATGCTGCAAATCCGTGGGATAACAGGGATCCTCGCCTGGATATAACAATTTTGAAAAGCGGAGATATTATTCCTGCTAAAGGAGGCGATGGTGTAAACGATTTATATGTTTTTGATCCTCATCCCAAAAAAGATCCTACGGTAACATTGGAAAGCGGCGTTACTGTTGAATCCGTGAAAACGGATGATGTAAATAAAAACGGAATAAATAAAACAGGTTACAATTTTCAAAAATACATGGATTTTGATTTTATTGAACCTCAAAGTGGCGATATCCAGTACCATTTTATCCGTTTTGCCGAAGTTGTTTTAATGTATGCCGAAGCTGTTCTTGGAAAAGATCAAAATATAGGCCTTGCCATGTCTTTGGTTGATGAGATTCGTGACCGTGTTGGTATGCCTTCTGTTAGCACCAGTTATGGCAGTGTTGGCAGTGTTGACCAGGCGCTGGATATTATTTTACAGGAAAGAAGAATTGAATTTGCTCTCGAAGGCCCGCAACGTTTTTTCGACATCCGCAGGCATCGTTTGGGGGAACAACTGTTTTCTGAAACCAATGTCTACGGAATACCGTTGGGAGACAACAGGAACGCAAATGCAAATGTGTTGGATGGCGACCTGGATGATTCTAAGAAAATTATCGTAGGAACGCGAACTTTTACCGCCGACCAGTATTATCTGTGGTCTATTCCTCTTGATGCCATTGAACAAAATCCAAATTTATCGGAAGATCCCGAATAA